gaacaacaacaaaacgaagCTTCGGTTCTGCTTTCTTAGACAGCTTTGCCATTGCAACGCGTTTTTTCCCGTCAATCCAATCCTTTTCGTTCAATTCTACACCAGCGTTCCCGGGGCGTGCAAATCCCGGAACAATATAAAAAGCCGCTCTCTTCCCATTCACGGCCATTCCTATCCCGTTCCGCAATCGACAGGCGGGCCTCACCACGGGTCTGGCTGGAAACTAATTAACGTGGCCGCGCGTTCCCGGCTCGTCATAATTTCCAATCACATACAATTCAGGGAACTAGGGATGGGCTGAGCGAGGGGATAGCACCGCACTTTTCCAGGGGAGAGTTTcctttttggggggggggatccCGGTGGTTGAGCTTTTGccgttgcaaaaaaaaatgaaagaagagGAGggagaaaaatacaaatatcCTTTTCTGAATGTGTATGGAACCGGGGGGAATGTCACCAGGCAAGGGATATGGCGAGTACAGCACGGATTTTGGGAAATGGAACGGAAAAAATGGACGTAAAGTAATGCGCTTCACCCATGCAACCCACTAGTGCGGTGGAATCAATTCCCGGATAGAGTTTTACACCTCTCTGTTTTAaaggcaaaaaacaaacaaacaatcagcCGGAAAGTTACGCGATCGTTTCCAGCTAATGTAACTAATGCCCAACAACCACAGGACGTGCTTCGCTCGAGCGTGTAACTGGCGCCTGCAAAGcaatgctgctgttgttgttgtcgcttGTTTGCTTCCCCGAACGGCAAACATGTTCGCTTCCACGACCTGAGTGCGCTATGCAACAGTCGTGTTGCAACgctgaaatagtttttaaattataatttaaaatgttatGAGTAATgcgattttattattttgcacaattttcGTTGCCACACTTAATGCCTCATCGCCTTCCACCGGCAATTCAGAGGAaagtgtgtgtaggtgtgtatGCTGTACGCAAAGTTTGCCATAGTAGAATGGAAAATGCAACGTATTCCAGCACGTGTTGAGCAACCGGATGTGCAACGGGCAAACACGGGTCACCgcaatgcttcggtcagcacgtccgtccgtccgtcagCCTTTTTTGTCTGGTGCATGCGGGTACGGCTTCCTTCCCGGCAGTGATGTGCTGGGCATTCTGTACATACGGGGAAAACATTTGCTTGGTTTGAAAGTCGTGTTGCTCGTGAAGCCAAGGGGTGAGGGTTGCTAcgggacaacaacaaaaaaaagcactccAAACAGAGCGGTATTTGTTGTCAAAATTGTGTTTAATGTTCATATAGGAAAAgtatttctttttattgtttttttttttttggaatttttcTCACTTTTCTGTCTTATTAAGCGGAAAAGCGtggaattttgcgaccaaatgCCGAAGGGTTTCTTAACGGAACACACcaatgaaataaaaaggtTAGCGTATCGTTCGTTCACTTGAACCTTAATCCGGCTTCACTCTTTATAGCAGTGGTCTtcaacctgtggtccgtggcGTTAGCCGACGTGGTCCGCGAAAGgtattatttttgcaaaagaaaagcttatTACTATAcgtatcgtttgttttttttttcccccacaaTCAAGATTAAACTTTCAAACAGGCATGGTTAGCTGTTAAGGCTCTCCAATTTCTTGCCTTCGAGGATGACGTCGACATTAGGCATGGGACAATTGTGCGAGACCTATGCCGCACACTCAGTTCATTATAGTGTGCGGTTGATCGCCGCACGCGAAAAAGTGAACGGGTAGGTCTTCCGCACGCATACAGAACTAACTGAAATGTGCTCTGAAAGagatgcaagataactgtcgGTGTCATAgactgaacgaaaaaaaaacattcgtttTGGGTCGGCAGAATTTGTCACACACAACGACACAAGAAGATCGATCGCACTTTGCGCAAGAAAGAATGCACATATTGCTAGCGTGGTCAGATTGATCAATCGCACACAGccgcacaaaaagaactccTGCCGCACACAGACCCCATTCTGAGTGAGAAAGAACACTCATAGCCGATGGGTCATTCGCACACAGCCGCACGCGTGTTCAGTTGGGTCTGTCGCACACTaccgcacaaaaagaactcttgtcgcacactgccgcacgcGCGTTCTGTTAGTTCGGTCGCTCACTGCTGCACGCGTATTCAGTGGGGTCAGTCGCACACTACCGCACGAAAAGAGCTCTTAtcgcacactgccgcacgcGCGTTCAGTTAGTTCAgtcgcacactgccgcacTCGTATTCAGTGGGGTCAGTCGCACACTACCGCACAAAAAGAGCTCTTgtcgcacactgtcgcacgcGCGTTCAGTTAGTTCAGtcgcacaaaaagaactcttgccgcacactgccgcacgcGCGTTCAGTTAGTTCAGtcgcacaaaaagaactcgTTAAGCGcacagcaacataaaaaagaaagcttgTAGATTTTACTCATTTATATTAGCTTTTGTTACAAATCAACTTAAGTATATACAGTTTGTTCTCGAGCTACGTTTTCTAAGTTCTTGTGTGCAATTAGTATAATTGGCTCAAAGGATTCTCAAATGCAAGATAAATTACTGTTTTACCAAAAATTTTAGAGCCTCTTAAAAACcagaaattttcaaattttctgcATGAATTGTGATACATAAATGGTTTAATGTAAAAACCTAGTTACATAGTTATGTAtgaaccgcgtatctcggacTGACggtatttataattaaaaatgcagCCTTAAAAGCAATAACTTTTTGTTCTTGCATTAAAATCTcgataaaattaaacataatatttaaaaaatggtaCTTAGCTACAATTGAGCGACTGACCTACCGCACGCGTTCAGTTCATCATACTGAACGAACTACATCGCACGCGTTCACTGAAAAGAATCAAATTGCCCAAGCCTAgtcgacatcatcggcaggaaaacagcgaaggtgtgtgaagcgtacacccgactcaaacgcgaagcagcaagaattgggTTGAGAATCATTGCGATAAAGACGAAGCACCTGCTTGCCGGAGACactcagaccatctgggaagcagtgtattagttgacggcgacagtCTCGAGGTAGTAAAGGGGTGCTGCTATCTCGGGACGGTCtttacttcggacaacgacatcagcagcgaaatccggagacgcattgtgcaggggaatcgtgcatattacagggtttcccacgatttattggtcagttcccatgattttttggtgcgttcccacgattttttggtcgtatcccatagatttttggttcgttcccataatttattggtattttccgattggatatcaatacaattggaccaaaaaattctgggaaacgtccaaaaaatcgtgggaacgcatcaacaaaatatgggaacccaccaaaaattgatgggaaccgaccaataaatcgtgggaaaccctgtatgggcttcaccgactgctgagatccagaagacttcaagtccgcacgaaatgtgagatatatcgcacattgattcgcccggtggtcctctatgAACACGAGTCCTGGACCATTCTAGcggaggatgccggactcatgcacCACCAAGAAGGTattcgacagcgatccccagttcggcatGAGGCATTGGAGATCGCACCCAAAAAGGTTGGAGAGCACTGCTTTAGAGTACTTCATAGCACATATGCACACattaaacaaaatccatacaCTTTCTCCTGATTATTGATCGCTACTGATCACTTCCTCTCGAGGCGCCATTCGCTTTAATACGCTCATTCTTCGGGAGCGGCTCCAACCTAATCATAACGGCCTGGTGCGGCTGTCATTACTGTTTTATCAATAAAGTTATTATTAAGAGGCCTTTCCGTGCTACAATCGTCAGCTTGCAAGGCTTAAGAAAACATACCCGTCGTGGGCTCAAACCCTAAATGGAACGTCCTCCCCGTAGCAAAAGGACGGTGATTATCTGGTTGCGTGGTACTGAAAAAGCCTGTAAAAGGCCATCATGACCAACGCTTAAAGCCTTTGAAAGGCCATCATGACCAATCGGCATGCGAAGACTTCATCGTTCGTACCGGTACTGCGGCAGGTAATTCTGCTGAATTATAACAGTTCTATTAATTTGAATCACATGCATGTGTCATAAAGAATGCAGATTTTCACGAATTTAGTAAAACAAATGTGTTCAACTATGAACGGAGAGACAGAATGTACCCAGAAGATTGGAACTCAAATGCACCATTTAGTGAAACAAACTGAAATGAGTTTTGGAatcatcaactcgtacggtGACTATCCTGCCTGAAACTATTCCTGACTATCAATTCTCATCTGAACTGCCTTTGCGAAGTAAAAAGAAATTTACTATCCGGTTACGTAGCTCTTTAAATCTAGACTAATGAGTAAGTGTATTGGTCTCTCTACCAACCCTCTGATGAGCTAACATTTCGCGCGTCAAATTTGCCCGATATGGCGGAGTTTGCCCCTACGAAGTTTTGTTTATACCTTCACTGGAATGTACAAGCTCCACTGGCATACCACCTATGTCCATCCAACGAGATGCGCCCCTCCAAAGTGACTAATCACGACACCAAAGCTGCTCTTAAAAATAAATCCCATCAATGCGTCTATTTACGAAAACGTTTCACGTTTTTACCATCGGAACGGCAATCATCGAACAAAACCACTCGGTGGACAACTGCTTCCTACAGCAACTGATAAGAAGCAGGGAGAAAACATCTTCCTAACGCGCTTTGGACGACCTTCCCGGTAGAAACAAACCACTCTTCTGGCGGGACTGTCGTTCCCGATTCGGCAAGGGACTGACTGACTGTCCCGGGGTCTTACATTCACGGGCACGCCGCTACTGATAATGCTGATAAGATGCGAACGTTCATCCCAACGGGCACGATGATCGTGTGGCGTAGCGTGGTGAGCCGTGGGCAGCCGATCGCCAGTTGTAAATCGCCATCGGACGCATTAGCTTCAATTGGCTGGATTGTGTTGTGGCCCCGAACCATATTCACCGTGTATACTTTGTGTCTCTgagtgtgtctttgtgtgtgtgcggtggttTTGTATTGACGATCGCATGTGAATGACGATGGCCAAAGCGGTAATCGCTCTATTGTGGATCAATTTGATCTGCCTTATCAGTGTGGTAGTTTGCACCCCCGACGGTATGTAACAACGTGGAGCGCTAGCGCCCGTTTTCATTCACTTTGCTCACATCGTTTTATTTTACAGCCTGGCCCAAGAATGGTGGCCGCTCGACCGTGGATCAGGAACTCGGCGAAAGCATGCTCACGAAGCAGCTGTTTGCCATCATCGATCTGTACAAGCAGGATGATCCGGTCGGGCTGCCGGACGCGTCCATACCAGACCCGATGCCCATCCCCGAGATCCGGCAGTCGTTCTCGTTCGCCAAGATGCATCTGCGCAATGTGCTGGCCCGCGGCATGTCCCGCTTCCGGATTCGCTACTTTCACACGGAGCTGAGCCGCATGTCCGTGACGGCGCTGGTAGCGATCGACGAGATCACGGTCAACGGCAACTACACGATGAGCACGTTCTTCAACCGGGCCGAGGGCCCGTTCAACGTGGTGATGCGCAACGTGCTGACCAAGGCGAACGTTTCGCTGGCGGTCGAACGGGACGGCACGCTGCGCACGAACGACATCGAGCTGGACATTGCGTTCGACGACATGGCGATGGACTTCCAGAACCTCGGCTTCATGGGCAGCATCTTCCAGAGCGTGGTCAACTCGGCGTCCAATCTCGTGTACGACACGATGAAGCCGTTCATGCTGTCCGAGGCGTACACGAAGATCCGCCACGAGGTGGACAGCCGGATGCTGAACATTACGGTCGAGAACCAGTTCACGCTGCCGAACTCGATCGCCCCGCTCGACATGGCGATCGGCGAGATGCGGCGCATCGTGCGCAACAAGGGCCTGGATCCGTTCCTGGTGCCGGACTACAACAATACGGCCGGCATCTTCGGCATGCAGACGACGCACACGTGGATCAGCGGTGGGTCGAGCTTCTACCGGTACGGCGACATCTCCGTCACGATGCAGAACAACACGGCGACGGTCGGTATGCACGTGGCCACGCAGCGCATCGTCGGCTCGACCCAGTGGACGGTGTCGATCGGGCGCGGCATGCTGTCCCATCCGGGCCGGGCACAGTTCACGGTCGAGCACATACGCGTCGCGTTTCAGATCGAGCAGCCGCTGAACCTGGGCAAAAAGCTGAAGCTGCGCGACATCCAGCTGGAGCTGGGCAACATTCAGGTCCGCAGTGATGGGGCCGGTACGTTCGATTACGTGATCGAGGCCGCGGTCAACATACTGCCGAACGTGCTGCGGTACCAGATCATGGATGCGATCGAGAACCCGCTGCGGATGCGCATCCAGGAGAAGCTGGACTGCATCAATACGGAGGCGCTGGTGCGGAAGTACGCGCTCGAGTACGAAAAGCACGGCATTGATATCGATTTGAAGGATTTCGAGCTGTGCGAGCAGCAGGTGCCTGGGCCACGCGGGGAATAGGGAATGATTAGTGAAGTAATTTAGAGCAGATTGAATGCTTTACATTGAGGATTTAATTAATAAAGAGTTCTATTCGCTTCGAAATGGTTAACGGTGGTGGTGCCTGAGTATGTTTACGTACGATTCTTTTCGTTGAAGTCATCACGCAGGATATAACGTTGATAATGGATGATCTTTTTTTGGATtcataataatattttattttgaagttACCTAAAGCATAGTTGCTACTCCACCCCACTCAAAAGCCCATTTCACCACTTCCGTCCGCAGAAGGATACGACGCAATTGGGGTTGCGATCTGTCAGTGAGTAGAATCCAGCAGCGCTAATAGCCGTGGACAGCGCACTATTGCCATGGGGCAGGACCGTACCACATCGTAAAATGTTGAGTAACCTATGCAACAACTAATGCGCCAATGCACATGATGCTTACATGCTTACATATTCCAAATACAAAAGTTGCAACACATCCGATGTTTCCCCGCAAAATTGGTGTgcagttgtagtagtagtagtagtagtagtaagtAGATATTATATAGTCGGCGTTGCGTAATGgttacaaaaaagaaagaacataATATGGTTCCACTGTTGTGTTTTAAAGTTACTCGCTTAATTAGACGTCACGAACGCAAGCAAGCGCGCGCTCACACGCACTACGCTCTAGCGGTGCTTCACATCCGTCCATCCTTCCTCATCTGGGCCGGCGTTGCTGCGGGGGGGAACTGGGGGAAAGTtgccaaaaaggaaaaccaaaCCAATCAATAATCGCGGCTTCACCGGAGTGCCATGCGGAAGGCTACACTTACCATTTTCCTGAGCAGGACGTGCTTCGCGCTGAGGTCGATCCTCTTTCTGCTTGGGTGCCGCATCCTGTCGGGTGTTGCGCCAGGTATCCTGTCGTCCTTCGTCCCTCGGTCCCCGACGGTTATCGTCGGCATTGTCGGCCGGTCCGCGACGCCAAGTATTGCCCCGCTCGCCACCACCACGTGGTCCACGGTCATCGCCACGGCGATCATCACGGCGATCATCACGACGATCATCACGGCGATCGTCACGGCGATCGCGGTTGAACCCGCCACCCGGACGGTCATCTCGCCGGGGAGTGCCAGTTCCGGCTGGTGCATCACCtggaccaccaccacggcGGATCGGACCACGATCCTCGCGCTCACCGCGCTCTTCGCCACCACCACGGCGAATCGGTCCACGATCGTCCTGACCACGGCGCATATCGCCACCGCGACGCATACCACCGCCATCCTTCTCGTGATCTTCCGGCCCGGTGCGCCACTTATCTTTCGGGCCTGTTTCTCCGCCCCGTTCGCGCGGTCCCGGCCCGTACCGGCCCGAACCCTGCCAGACGTTCTTCTTCGGCTCGTCGGCGGCAGGATTGGCGGGAGCTGCGGCTGCCGGTCCTTTGCGCCAGCTTTCCTCGGGCTTCGGTTCGGCCGGTCCCGCTGCAGGGCGGCGCTCACGGCGCCCGTCCGCTTCCTTCATCTGCTCCAGCTCTTCCCTTCTTCGGCGCTCCACCTCCTCCGCAATGGCGAGCTGCTTCTCCGCCAGCTGGCGGTTCTTCTCGTCCTGTATGCGCCGCTCCTCGGCACGCCGCTCGCGCTCGATGCGGTCCGCCTCTTCCTTCTGCTTGCGCAGCTCCTCCTCGATGCGACGgcgctcctcctccttctccttcagCCACTTCATGCGGCGCTCCTCGCGGCGCTTGACGACGCGGTCGGCCAGCCGGCGCTTACGCTCCTCCTCCAGCGCCTGGTTGAACTGCTTCAGCTTCTCGGCGAACTGGTTGCCGCGCTCGTTCTTCAGCTGCTGCCAGTAGACGTCCCGGTCGGGCAGCATGCGCTTCAGCCGCTCCTGGCACGCTTCCGCGTTCTTGCGCTCCGCGATGGCCGCCTCGATGCGGGCCGCTTCCTGCTTCTCCCAGAACTCCTTGTCCTGCACCGACCGGTCCTGCAGGTACTTCTCGATCAGCGGTATCTCCTCCAGCCGCTTGGCCCGCTCGAAGTAGTCGATCTTCTTCTCCTGCGTCTTCAGGTTGTTCTCGTGCGCCTTGCGCTCCTTCAGCCGCTCCTCCGCCTCGCGCGCCGCTATCTCCTCCGTGTTCAGCTTGCGGATCTCTTCCTCGTCCAGCTTCTTCAGCAGCTTCTGGCCCGTGGCCGTCTGCTTGATCTGCTCGATCTTCTCCTTCATGTTGCGCTCCTTCATCATCTGCAGCTCGTTCTCATGCCGCTTGCGCTCCCGCTCCTCGTTCTCCGCCTCGAGGCGGCGCTGTTCGGCCAGCTTCTGCATGCGCACCTGCTCCTCCTGCAGGCgcagctcctcctcctcgcgcTCCTGGTTCATGCGCTCGATGTACTCCTTGCGGTCCTCGATCTTCTTCTGGCGCTGCAGTATACGCTGGTGCTCCTTGTCCGCGTTCTCCTCGTACTGGTGCACCATCTGGGCGCGCAGCCGCTCCCGCTCCGCCTTCTTGCGGTTCGGGTTGATCGTGGCGATGGCGCGATGCAGCACCACCGACATATTGACCAGCTGCGAGCGGATCTGCTCCGACGGCATCGATTGTAGCGTCGGCCCGTCCGGATGGTCCTCCCGCTGGCTCTCCGACAGGTCGGTGCCGAAGTGAACGCACTCGTTGCGATGATCGATCGTAATCTGCATATCGTTGTGGCGCACACAGTCCACCAGAATGCGCTCCAGATGATGGTAGTCGGCAAACTTCGCCAGCTCCAGCAGGCGCGGGAACTCGATCGTCTGGTAGACCTGCGAAATTTGACGCACCAATCGCACCAGCGTCACGTCCTTCAGCGCCTGAATGTACTGGCCGTACACCGAGTTCGGGTCGGCCTCAATCTCGTCCACAATCTTCTGCACCTGATCGCACAGATTGAGCGGATCGAACTCCACCTCCAGCAATTGGTAGAGATGGCGGAACTGGGGAGCCGCCAGCTGCAGCACGTTCAGACGGATcagctccttcagcagcagtGCACGGGACGGCGATTGCTGCAGGCCGAGCAGGAACGCCAAACGCTGCGCCTTCTCCATCGGACTCTTGTCCGTTTCGATGAACCGATCGAACTCCGGATGGGCCGATGGCAGCGGAATGGCCAGCGTAGCGATGAGCACGTGCGTCGTCATGCGCTGAATTTCCTCCGCCGTTACGTTCTTCTTCATGTCGCGCGACAGCTGGAACAGTTTCAGCAGTGCCGACGCGTGGAACAGCTGATTGCCCGCCTTCCAGAACACCATCGCCAGCTTGGTGTAGTACAGGGCCATCGTTTTTGGCAGCGGCGTCTTCTTGCTCAGCTGCATCAACCCGTGAATGTCCTCGATGGCCTTGTACGCCTCCAGCCACAGCTCCATCTGGATGGCCGAGTCGAGCTGGTGCAGACGCGTCTCCAGATTCAGCTGCTGCGTTTCCGGCTTCGAGATGGTGACGTTCGCCGTCTGGGACGACACCTTGCAGATGTCCTCCAGATGCTTGCGCAGCTTCTCGCACAGCTTGCGGAACTCCATCTTGCGGTTGTACTTCAGACAGAACTGGAACGCCATCCGGGCAATGTCGTGGTACAGCGTTTCGCAGTGCGAGTTCACCTTCAGCAGCTCCAAGCACTGGCAGTAGCTTTCCCACAGGAACTTTACCCACGGCAGCAGGATCGTCCGGTCGGAACGGTCCTGCGCGTCTTCACCGCACACCGCGCTCATCAGGATCGATTCCGGCGTCGCCAGGTTGTCCAGATCGTCGATGTCCACGGTCGCCTGGGAcgactgctgctgcgcctGTTCCGTGCGCTCCTCGGCCATCTTCAGGTAGCCCCGGATCACGTTCTCCAGCGAACCCACGTTCACCAGCTGGAACATGTTCCGGTACTGGAACAGACCCTCCTTGGCGATGTGCGACTTCTTCAGCTCCACGCACAGGTCCAGATACTTGAACATGACCGGCTCGATGATCGACTCGGACCAGTTGTAGTTCCATTTCTTCGCCCGGAACACCTCCTGAAGGGTGTCCAGGGCACGCGCCTTCTTGCCGACATCGATAAATTCTGCAAAGAAAAAAGCGACCGAAATCAGCCcggcacaaacaaacacacacaccgatacgCCTCAAAACGTGGACGTGTCGTCCATATTGGAATTTGTACAGGCCCAGCCGACCCGTTCCCTTTccaccacgcacacacgcacgcacactctACTTACCGTTCGCTCTTTTCAGAGCGTTTTCCGGACGTTGCACGTATCGGGACATTTTACATTCGTTTGCACTTGATGGCTACTCAATGG
This is a stretch of genomic DNA from Anopheles merus strain MAF chromosome 2R, AmerM5.1, whole genome shotgun sequence. It encodes these proteins:
- the LOC121587639 gene encoding eukaryotic translation initiation factor 3 subunit A; the encoded protein is MSRYVQRPENALKRANEFIDVGKKARALDTLQEVFRAKKWNYNWSESIIEPVMFKYLDLCVELKKSHIAKEGLFQYRNMFQLVNVGSLENVIRGYLKMAEERTEQAQQQSSQATVDIDDLDNLATPESILMSAVCGEDAQDRSDRTILLPWVKFLWESYCQCLELLKVNSHCETLYHDIARMAFQFCLKYNRKMEFRKLCEKLRKHLEDICKVSSQTANVTISKPETQQLNLETRLHQLDSAIQMELWLEAYKAIEDIHGLMQLSKKTPLPKTMALYYTKLAMVFWKAGNQLFHASALLKLFQLSRDMKKNVTAEEIQRMTTHVLIATLAIPLPSAHPEFDRFIETDKSPMEKAQRLAFLLGLQQSPSRALLLKELIRLNVLQLAAPQFRHLYQLLEVEFDPLNLCDQVQKIVDEIEADPNSVYGQYIQALKDVTLVRLVRQISQVYQTIEFPRLLELAKFADYHHLERILVDCVRHNDMQITIDHRNECVHFGTDLSESQREDHPDGPTLQSMPSEQIRSQLVNMSVVLHRAIATINPNRKKAERERLRAQMVHQYEENADKEHQRILQRQKKIEDRKEYIERMNQEREEEELRLQEEQVRMQKLAEQRRLEAENEERERKRHENELQMMKERNMKEKIEQIKQTATGQKLLKKLDEEEIRKLNTEEIAAREAEERLKERKAHENNLKTQEKKIDYFERAKRLEEIPLIEKYLQDRSVQDKEFWEKQEAARIEAAIAERKNAEACQERLKRMLPDRDVYWQQLKNERGNQFAEKLKQFNQALEEERKRRLADRVVKRREERRMKWLKEKEEERRRIEEELRKQKEEADRIERERRAEERRIQDEKNRQLAEKQLAIAEEVERRRREELEQMKEADGRRERRPAAGPAEPKPEESWRKGPAAAAPANPAADEPKKNVWQGSGRYGPGPRERGGETGPKDKWRTGPEDHEKDGGGMRRGGDMRRGQDDRGPIRRGGGEERGEREDRGPIRRGGGPGDAPAGTGTPRRDDRPGGGFNRDRRDDRRDDRRDDRRDDRRGDDRGPRGGGERGNTWRRGPADNADDNRRGPRDEGRQDTWRNTRQDAAPKQKEDRPQREARPAQENVPPRSNAGPDEEGWTDVKHR
- the LOC121587640 gene encoding uncharacterized protein LOC121587640; protein product: MTMAKAVIALLWINLICLISVVVCTPDAWPKNGGRSTVDQELGESMLTKQLFAIIDLYKQDDPVGLPDASIPDPMPIPEIRQSFSFAKMHLRNVLARGMSRFRIRYFHTELSRMSVTALVAIDEITVNGNYTMSTFFNRAEGPFNVVMRNVLTKANVSLAVERDGTLRTNDIELDIAFDDMAMDFQNLGFMGSIFQSVVNSASNLVYDTMKPFMLSEAYTKIRHEVDSRMLNITVENQFTLPNSIAPLDMAIGEMRRIVRNKGLDPFLVPDYNNTAGIFGMQTTHTWISGGSSFYRYGDISVTMQNNTATVGMHVATQRIVGSTQWTVSIGRGMLSHPGRAQFTVEHIRVAFQIEQPLNLGKKLKLRDIQLELGNIQVRSDGAGTFDYVIEAAVNILPNVLRYQIMDAIENPLRMRIQEKLDCINTEALVRKYALEYEKHGIDIDLKDFELCEQQVPGPRGE